The Antarcticibacterium sp. 1MA-6-2 genome has a window encoding:
- the gldD gene encoding gliding motility lipoprotein GldD translates to MKRFLILFFLSSVLISCKEENLPKPKAFLALNYPEAVYSEYKPDCSYSFEINNLSRVAPARNNVSCWLNINYPLLDATVFITYQQVNNNIDSLLMDAQKLPLQHTIKADFIEGDVYTNEQNKTYGMFYEVDGDAASQAQFYVTDSVKHFITGSLYFNEKPNFDSIMLSCILS, encoded by the coding sequence ATGAAAAGATTCTTAATCCTGTTTTTTCTAAGCAGCGTATTAATCTCCTGCAAAGAAGAAAATTTGCCTAAGCCAAAGGCTTTTCTTGCACTTAATTATCCCGAAGCTGTTTATTCAGAATATAAGCCTGATTGTTCTTACAGCTTTGAAATAAATAATCTTTCCCGGGTGGCGCCTGCCCGGAATAATGTTTCCTGTTGGTTAAATATTAATTATCCTCTACTGGATGCTACCGTTTTTATTACCTATCAACAGGTTAATAACAACATTGATTCTCTCTTAATGGACGCACAAAAATTGCCTCTGCAGCACACTATTAAAGCCGATTTTATTGAAGGAGATGTTTATACGAATGAGCAGAATAAAACCTACGGAATGTTTTATGAAGTAGACGGCGATGCTGCCTCACAAGCTCAATTTTATGTGACAGATAGTGTAAAGCACTTCATCACCGGATCTTTGTACTTCAATGAAAAACCTAATTTTGATTCCATAATGCTTAGCTGCATCTTATCTTAA
- a CDS encoding single-stranded DNA-binding protein, whose amino-acid sequence MTGTLNKVMLIGHTGDDVKMHYFEGGGSIGRFPLATNEVYTNKSSGQRVENTEWHNIVVRNKAAEICEKYLKKGDKVYVEGRLKSRKWTDDKGIERYSVEIQCTDFTFLTPKDSSSGGGGGQNTQQSRPSNSAKNDTFANQPLGNDDEDDLPF is encoded by the coding sequence ATGACTGGAACACTTAATAAGGTAATGCTAATAGGCCATACAGGCGATGATGTAAAAATGCATTATTTTGAAGGTGGAGGTTCTATTGGAAGATTTCCTTTGGCGACGAACGAGGTGTACACAAACAAGTCATCTGGCCAGAGAGTAGAAAATACTGAATGGCATAATATTGTTGTAAGAAATAAAGCTGCTGAAATCTGCGAAAAATATTTAAAAAAAGGTGATAAGGTATATGTTGAAGGAAGGCTGAAGTCGCGTAAATGGACAGATGACAAAGGAATTGAAAGATATTCAGTTGAAATACAGTGTACAGACTTTACGTTTTTAACTCCTAAAGATTCCTCTTCAGGAGGAGGTGGTGGCCAAAATACGCAACAGTCAAGGCCATCTAACAGTGCAAAAAATGATACTTTTGCCAATCAACCGTTGGGCAACGATGATGAAGATGATTTGCCCTTCTAA